A single Acidaminococcus sp. DNA region contains:
- a CDS encoding GNAT family N-acetyltransferase, translated as MELVKATKKDAERIMDIINQAKAFLKGQGVDQWQTGYPAMSDIEKDLNDGIGYVLKDEGKIIGYAGIDSRGEEAYDTLKGSWLNSDPYIVIHRMAVDNSVRGKGLAQKMFEACEDFALSQGIHNIRVDTDEDNHIMRHIIDKMGYQYTGTIWFDNSTKIAFQKVC; from the coding sequence ATGGAACTTGTAAAGGCAACGAAGAAAGATGCGGAAAGAATTATGGACATCATCAACCAGGCAAAAGCTTTCCTCAAAGGCCAGGGGGTTGATCAGTGGCAGACCGGTTATCCGGCCATGAGCGATATTGAAAAAGACCTGAACGACGGAATCGGCTATGTCCTGAAGGACGAAGGAAAAATCATCGGCTACGCCGGCATCGATTCCCGTGGTGAAGAAGCATATGATACGTTGAAGGGCAGCTGGCTGAACAGTGATCCTTATATCGTCATCCACCGCATGGCCGTCGACAACAGTGTCAGAGGCAAGGGTCTGGCCCAGAAGATGTTCGAAGCCTGCGAAGATTTCGCGCTGTCCCAGGGCATCCATAATATCCGCGTCGATACGGACGAAGACAACCATATCATGCGCCATATTATCGATAAAATGGGTTACCAATATACCGGAACCATCTGGTTTGACAACAGCACGAAAATTGCTTTCCAGAAAGTTTGCTGA
- a CDS encoding low molecular weight phosphotyrosine protein phosphatase, which translates to MTKILFVCHGNICRSPVAEFVLKDMVKKAGREKEFFIASAATTTDEIWNGVGNPIYPPARDTLLQHGIDPAGKRAALLTRDDYDRYDFIIGMDRENLHDMHRICGGDPQHKISLLLDYTDHPRDVADPWYTRNFDVAYADIVEGCRAFVKKELAGRQQ; encoded by the coding sequence ATGACTAAAATTCTCTTCGTCTGTCACGGTAATATCTGCCGCAGTCCTGTGGCTGAGTTTGTCCTGAAGGACATGGTGAAAAAGGCGGGAAGGGAAAAGGAATTTTTCATTGCTTCCGCGGCGACGACGACGGACGAGATTTGGAACGGTGTGGGGAACCCTATCTATCCTCCGGCTCGGGATACGCTGCTGCAGCACGGCATCGATCCGGCAGGCAAACGGGCCGCACTGCTGACACGCGACGACTACGACCGGTATGATTTCATCATCGGCATGGACCGGGAAAATCTTCATGATATGCATCGTATCTGCGGAGGCGACCCCCAGCACAAGATCTCGCTGCTTCTTGATTACACGGATCATCCGCGCGATGTGGCCGATCCGTGGTATACGCGGAATTTTGATGTGGCTTATGCGGATATCGTCGAGGGATGCAGGGCCTTTGTGAAAAAAGAACTTGCGGGCCGTCAGCAGTGA
- a CDS encoding ACT domain-containing protein, producing the protein MKIQSIPYDFSVCKVRDYSEVNFASTYCFIGKTDEENSLVCLTTDVPKNTTARDDGWKAFRIEGTLDFSLIGILSKISTLLAEHKIGIFAISTYNTDYILTKAQQYNKALAVLQENGYITSI; encoded by the coding sequence ATGAAAATTCAATCCATTCCTTATGACTTCTCGGTCTGCAAAGTCAGGGATTATTCCGAAGTAAATTTTGCTTCTACCTATTGCTTCATCGGTAAAACGGACGAAGAAAATTCTTTGGTCTGCCTGACTACCGACGTCCCAAAAAATACAACAGCGCGGGACGACGGCTGGAAAGCCTTCCGCATTGAGGGCACGCTGGACTTTTCACTCATTGGAATTCTATCCAAAATTTCCACGCTCCTTGCCGAGCACAAAATCGGAATCTTCGCTATTTCCACCTATAACACCGACTATATCCTGACCAAAGCACAGCAGTACAACAAAGCATTAGCTGTACTACAGGAAAATGGGTATATTACGAGCATATAG
- a CDS encoding MFS transporter: MTAETKRITPVTFFLCGLAAVLLYGISGGIRCDIGILLKPLMEATGLSYQEVSFAIAVMQLSFGAFQPLFGLIAARRSNRFVLFLGVCLYLAGLASLPFIHSMAGLIVAVGLLIGSGAGAISFGIILAAVVSAVGPKNGAMISGFINAAAGLGSTILSPVIEGAVAGGGLPEAAMRLSLPAALLLPVIFYLTNRKYTGEDAPAAKEQAGASLSAREIFRSAFASHPFRCLVCGFSTCGFHMVIIEAHLYSQFVSYGIARAMAARAYGFYGIATVLGSLIAGYLSTKVHKGKLLAFYYGFRAVWVALYLFLLPKTFATACLFSVGLGLTGGASVPPTSGVVNEHFPLAQTATLIGVLFLCHQVGAFLSASLGGVCVNLTGSYVAIWCVDIALCCFASFASSRI, encoded by the coding sequence ATGACTGCTGAAACAAAACGGATTACACCCGTCACCTTTTTCTTGTGCGGTCTTGCTGCCGTACTCCTCTACGGAATCAGCGGCGGCATCCGCTGCGATATCGGAATCCTTCTGAAACCGCTCATGGAGGCTACCGGACTTTCCTACCAGGAAGTCAGCTTTGCCATCGCCGTCATGCAGTTATCTTTCGGTGCCTTCCAGCCTCTCTTCGGGCTCATTGCGGCGCGCCGCTCCAATCGTTTTGTGCTTTTCCTGGGTGTCTGCCTGTATCTGGCGGGGTTAGCCTCCCTTCCTTTCATACATTCCATGGCGGGACTCATCGTGGCCGTCGGGCTCCTCATCGGGTCCGGGGCCGGAGCCATTTCGTTTGGGATTATCCTGGCGGCTGTTGTTTCTGCCGTAGGGCCTAAAAACGGGGCCATGATTTCCGGTTTCATCAATGCGGCGGCCGGTCTTGGTTCTACCATCCTGTCGCCTGTGATTGAAGGTGCTGTTGCAGGGGGAGGGCTTCCGGAAGCAGCCATGCGTCTGAGCCTTCCTGCAGCGCTGCTCCTCCCCGTAATTTTTTACCTGACGAATCGCAAGTATACAGGTGAAGACGCGCCGGCAGCTAAAGAACAGGCCGGGGCTTCGCTTTCTGCCCGGGAAATTTTCCGTTCCGCTTTTGCCAGTCACCCCTTCCGGTGCCTGGTCTGCGGATTTTCCACCTGCGGATTCCACATGGTGATTATTGAAGCTCACCTGTACTCCCAATTTGTATCCTACGGCATCGCAAGAGCCATGGCCGCGCGGGCCTATGGCTTCTACGGCATTGCCACGGTACTGGGTTCCCTGATTGCGGGATATCTCTCCACTAAGGTGCATAAAGGAAAGCTGCTGGCCTTCTACTACGGCTTCCGTGCCGTATGGGTCGCCCTGTATCTGTTCCTTCTGCCCAAGACATTTGCCACGGCCTGTCTCTTCAGCGTCGGACTTGGACTGACGGGCGGAGCTTCTGTACCGCCTACGTCGGGTGTCGTGAACGAGCATTTCCCGCTTGCCCAGACAGCTACGCTCATCGGCGTGCTCTTCCTGTGCCATCAGGTGGGTGCGTTCCTCAGTGCGTCCCTTGGCGGCGTCTGTGTCAATCTGACAGGCAGCTACGTGGCGATTTGGTGCGTGGATATTGCACTGTGCTGCTTCGCTTCGTTTGCCAGCTCAAGAATTTAA
- a CDS encoding HutP family protein, giving the protein MANKVYESIDVGRAALRMALSATREEEDRLKDAFAAEGFRTAAVNFGGEFLPSVTKIVERAMVAAERQHIVTDSHVGAGTVAGAAHEALAQVMTKASGFNVGGKIGIARYGEHVCVAVFMSVGVLNLNELAVGMGHRTLAAED; this is encoded by the coding sequence ATGGCAAATAAGGTGTATGAGAGTATAGATGTAGGACGGGCGGCACTCCGTATGGCACTATCCGCAACGCGGGAGGAAGAAGACCGCCTGAAGGATGCTTTTGCTGCCGAAGGATTCCGTACAGCAGCCGTGAACTTTGGCGGAGAATTTCTTCCGTCCGTGACGAAAATTGTAGAAAGAGCTATGGTGGCGGCAGAACGGCAGCACATCGTAACGGATTCCCACGTCGGGGCCGGTACGGTGGCAGGCGCCGCGCATGAAGCGCTGGCCCAGGTCATGACGAAGGCTTCCGGATTCAATGTGGGCGGCAAGATTGGCATTGCCCGCTATGGGGAGCATGTATGTGTAGCTGTGTTTATGAGCGTCGGCGTATTAAACTTAAATGAGTTAGCTGTGGGTATGGGGCACAGGACGTTGGCAGCGGAAGACTGA
- a CDS encoding DUF3427 domain-containing protein, which translates to MNTRTLPSGIYEKIISEEFGKILDEAIQSGEISARMQTLDPQDAVNYLASYVKEIVQRCLKTIADSEKEDNNGELLTSELTLTNEVIRLLANKIKELGKGHEIKQADFLLTQLTQKMNRLKDTPLPRPETSLSRSFLFTNSQKDISLVSELRREIASSDRIDFLVSFIKFSGFSMIRPELIRFTNNGGKMRILTTTYMGATDPKAIEELANLPNTEVKISYNVKETRLHAKSYIFHRESHFSTAYIGSSNLSHAAIADGLEWNMKITERDMPDIMKKMDATFESYWNSAEFKLFDANKDADELQQAIDAERHPGERKSAASYTFEIRPYPYQQIILDALQVERKERHHYHNLIVAATGTGKTAIAAFDYRRFTRSRKKGARLLFVAHREEILEQALSCFRQVMRDPNFGKLYVGRNKTDELSHLFMSIQSLESTRLWEHMTPDYYDMIIVDEFHHAAAKSYQNLLSYFKPKILLGLTATPERMDGKNILSYFDGHIAAEIRLSDAIERRLLCPFHYFGVADTVDLTHIKWTNGQYDLSELNHLFALDSAPAMKRARAIRAAVDRYTADNRDIKGLGFCVSIDHAHFMARYFNDHDLPSAALTGKDSDETRKQARTDLETGKIKFLFVVDLFNEGIDIPSINTVLFLRPTNSLTIFLQQLGRGLRLAPHKDCLTVLDFVAQANRKYNFAARFEALLGGRQNGKIKKEIEHGFPHVPKGCSIQLEEIAQKRVLDNIKARLRRNDYYKELIQELYEAAGRVPTIMEFMKAAGIDLNVFYDKTRSFTRLCMEAGVLPSVPPDDTEEKLTKAFPRILSIDSPKWLTFLMKSFDTPPSSLSDVEKQYARMWQFTLLGSDGEGFGETLARFPSDSPFTKELKEVLSIQYDSFSVLPEMANLPYPCALEVYCHYSRDQIFAALGVDKPSSVREGVKYLDPGKSNTVTKPTDVFLVTLNKSEKEFSDTTLYEDYSMSETLFHWQSQNLTTPASTTGQRYIHQRENGNIVLFFVRERKKGLHDVAMSFTFLGKAQIVSWSGSQPMTIIYKLEHPIPAKYIRTTDSAGVM; encoded by the coding sequence TTGAACACGCGCACGCTGCCCAGCGGTATTTATGAAAAAATTATTTCCGAGGAATTTGGCAAAATCCTGGACGAAGCGATCCAAAGCGGCGAAATCTCGGCCCGCATGCAGACCCTGGATCCGCAGGATGCCGTCAATTATCTTGCTTCCTATGTCAAAGAGATTGTACAGCGCTGTCTGAAGACGATTGCTGACAGTGAAAAAGAGGATAACAACGGGGAGCTCCTCACGAGCGAACTAACACTTACGAATGAAGTCATCCGCCTCTTAGCAAATAAGATCAAGGAGCTTGGCAAGGGCCATGAAATCAAGCAGGCCGATTTTTTGCTGACCCAGCTCACGCAAAAAATGAACCGTTTAAAAGATACACCACTTCCTCGCCCCGAGACGTCCCTCTCCCGCTCCTTTCTCTTTACCAACAGCCAGAAAGATATTTCTCTTGTTTCCGAACTGCGGCGCGAAATCGCCTCTTCCGACCGCATTGATTTTCTGGTTTCCTTCATTAAATTCTCCGGTTTCTCCATGATTCGCCCGGAGCTCATTCGTTTTACCAATAATGGCGGAAAGATGCGCATCCTCACGACGACTTACATGGGTGCGACAGATCCAAAGGCCATCGAAGAATTGGCTAACCTGCCCAATACCGAAGTCAAGATTTCCTATAACGTCAAGGAAACGCGGCTCCATGCCAAGTCGTACATCTTCCACCGCGAAAGTCATTTTTCGACGGCCTACATCGGGTCTTCCAATCTCTCCCACGCGGCCATTGCCGATGGCCTTGAATGGAACATGAAGATTACCGAGCGGGATATGCCGGACATCATGAAAAAGATGGACGCCACTTTTGAATCGTACTGGAATTCTGCCGAGTTTAAGTTATTTGATGCGAACAAGGATGCCGATGAACTGCAGCAGGCCATAGATGCAGAGCGCCACCCCGGTGAAAGGAAAAGTGCGGCTTCCTACACCTTTGAAATCCGTCCCTACCCTTACCAGCAAATCATCCTCGACGCACTGCAGGTCGAACGGAAGGAGCGCCATCATTACCATAATCTGATTGTTGCCGCTACGGGTACCGGCAAAACTGCCATTGCCGCCTTTGATTACCGCCGTTTCACCCGCAGCCGTAAAAAGGGTGCACGCCTGCTCTTTGTCGCCCACCGCGAGGAAATTCTGGAACAGGCGCTCTCCTGCTTCCGCCAGGTTATGAGGGATCCGAATTTTGGCAAGCTGTATGTCGGCCGTAATAAGACGGACGAATTGTCCCACCTCTTCATGTCTATCCAATCCCTGGAAAGTACCCGGCTATGGGAACACATGACGCCGGATTACTATGACATGATTATCGTCGATGAATTCCATCACGCCGCTGCAAAGTCCTACCAGAATCTGCTTAGTTATTTCAAACCGAAGATTCTCCTGGGGCTCACGGCTACACCGGAACGCATGGACGGCAAGAATATATTGTCCTATTTTGACGGGCACATTGCCGCCGAGATTCGCCTGTCCGACGCCATTGAGCGCCGCCTGCTCTGCCCGTTCCATTATTTTGGAGTCGCCGATACAGTAGACCTGACCCACATCAAATGGACGAATGGTCAGTATGACCTGAGTGAGCTGAACCACCTCTTTGCGCTCGATAGTGCGCCGGCCATGAAACGAGCTAGGGCCATCAGAGCGGCTGTGGATCGATATACGGCAGACAATCGAGACATCAAGGGACTCGGTTTCTGCGTTTCCATTGACCATGCCCATTTTATGGCGAGGTATTTCAACGATCACGATCTTCCTTCCGCTGCCTTAACGGGCAAAGATTCGGATGAAACGAGAAAACAAGCCAGAACTGACCTGGAAACGGGAAAAATCAAGTTTCTCTTCGTCGTCGACCTCTTTAATGAAGGCATCGATATCCCTTCCATTAATACAGTTCTCTTCCTGCGTCCGACGAACAGTCTGACCATCTTCCTGCAGCAGCTGGGGCGCGGACTTCGTCTGGCACCGCACAAGGACTGCCTGACCGTTCTGGATTTTGTAGCCCAGGCGAATCGGAAATATAACTTTGCCGCTCGTTTTGAAGCGCTGCTCGGCGGCCGTCAAAATGGCAAGATCAAAAAGGAAATCGAACATGGTTTTCCCCACGTGCCCAAAGGGTGCTCCATCCAGCTCGAAGAAATTGCACAGAAACGGGTACTGGATAACATCAAGGCCCGTCTGCGCCGGAATGACTACTACAAGGAACTGATTCAGGAGCTTTATGAAGCAGCAGGACGCGTTCCCACGATTATGGAATTTATGAAAGCAGCCGGAATCGATCTGAACGTGTTCTATGACAAGACACGTTCCTTCACCCGCCTCTGCATGGAAGCCGGCGTGCTGCCATCCGTGCCGCCTGATGATACAGAAGAAAAGCTCACAAAGGCATTTCCGCGGATTCTTTCCATTGACTCACCGAAATGGCTGACCTTCCTGATGAAGAGCTTTGATACGCCGCCTTCTTCCCTTTCAGACGTCGAAAAACAGTATGCCCGGATGTGGCAGTTTACGCTTTTGGGGAGTGACGGAGAAGGTTTTGGGGAAACGCTGGCCCGCTTCCCGAGTGACAGTCCTTTTACGAAAGAACTCAAAGAAGTGCTTTCCATTCAGTATGATAGCTTCTCTGTACTCCCGGAAATGGCAAATCTGCCTTATCCCTGCGCCCTGGAAGTCTACTGCCATTATTCCCGCGACCAGATTTTTGCGGCACTGGGGGTCGATAAGCCAAGCAGCGTGCGGGAAGGCGTCAAGTACCTGGACCCTGGAAAAAGTAATACCGTTACAAAGCCAACAGATGTATTCCTCGTCACGCTGAATAAATCGGAAAAAGAATTTTCCGATACAACGCTTTACGAAGATTACTCCATGAGTGAAACGCTCTTTCACTGGCAGTCACAAAACCTCACGACACCAGCTTCCACGACAGGACAGCGCTATATCCACCAGCGGGAAAACGGCAATATCGTCCTGTTCTTTGTCCGCGAACGTAAGAAGGGTTTACACGATGTGGCTATGAGTTTCACCTTTTTGGGAAAAGCGCAGATCGTCAGCTGGTCCGGTTCCCAACCTATGACAATCATATACAAACTCGAACACCCGATTCCTGCAAAATACATCCGTACTACTGATAGTGCTGGGGTAATGTAA
- a CDS encoding TIGR03905 family TSCPD domain-containing protein, with protein MKQFEVKTQGTCSQLIHFSLEDGKIHDIHFFGGCPGNLSAISKLLEGERAEKVVNLLKGNRCGDRPTSCADQLARGVEKALRQMKTA; from the coding sequence ATGAAGCAGTTTGAGGTAAAAACGCAAGGTACCTGTTCTCAGTTGATTCATTTTTCCCTGGAAGATGGGAAAATTCATGACATACATTTTTTTGGCGGATGCCCAGGCAATCTGAGCGCGATTTCTAAGTTATTGGAAGGGGAACGCGCTGAAAAAGTTGTGAACCTTCTTAAGGGCAATCGCTGCGGCGACCGTCCTACTTCCTGCGCCGATCAGCTGGCCCGCGGCGTAGAAAAGGCACTTCGGCAGATGAAAACTGCCTGA
- a CDS encoding MarR family transcriptional regulator yields the protein MKVTNDLLRNIGSLCRCVQSVMAMKFRTYGLQRGQFIFLTRIHESPSIRQTDLTAECNVDKGTTAKAVKKLEEAGLVRRSRDEKDKRVWHLSPTDKGNGLYEELIQEENRQIAVGLNGFTTDEINQLLQLIRKLQRNVQSDWLENH from the coding sequence ATGAAAGTTACCAATGACCTTTTGCGGAATATCGGTTCTCTCTGCCGCTGCGTCCAGTCGGTCATGGCCATGAAGTTCCGAACGTACGGTCTGCAGCGAGGTCAGTTCATTTTTCTGACCCGCATCCATGAATCGCCGAGCATCCGCCAGACGGATCTCACAGCTGAATGCAATGTAGATAAAGGTACAACCGCCAAGGCCGTCAAGAAGCTGGAAGAAGCAGGGCTGGTCCGCCGCTCCCGGGACGAAAAAGACAAACGGGTCTGGCACCTGTCCCCCACGGACAAGGGTAACGGATTGTACGAAGAACTGATTCAGGAAGAAAACCGGCAGATTGCTGTCGGGCTCAACGGATTTACAACTGACGAAATCAATCAGTTGCTGCAGCTCATCAGAAAATTGCAGCGCAATGTCCAGTCGGACTGGCTGGAAAATCATTAA
- a CDS encoding thioredoxin family protein yields MYTVLSGAWKLPQLIADNDCLVIQFGTQTCSPCRAIASKLQMWSRKHPEFNVVYVPMEKHLQQSVQMGVLSAPTLLTYIDGQLTRRECGYFSLERALSKTEKLMKFRNG; encoded by the coding sequence ATGTACACTGTGCTTAGCGGAGCATGGAAACTTCCGCAGCTGATTGCCGATAACGACTGCCTCGTTATCCAGTTTGGAACGCAGACCTGCAGTCCCTGCCGTGCTATCGCCTCTAAACTGCAGATGTGGAGCCGAAAACATCCGGAATTTAATGTTGTCTATGTGCCCATGGAAAAGCACCTGCAGCAAAGCGTACAGATGGGCGTACTGAGCGCACCGACGCTCCTGACTTACATCGATGGGCAGCTGACCCGGCGGGAGTGCGGGTACTTCAGTTTGGAACGGGCACTCTCCAAAACAGAGAAACTCATGAAGTTTCGCAACGGGTGA
- a CDS encoding HD domain-containing protein: protein MKLSLLYFLMPMIEALDIEERALTGSTGGHGERVAYLSCLMAKPLFLPQPELMDFVECALLHDCGAVENLRNLRDAKADGREYFEMLPDGRKISGDQVHALLGERIIRQLPFYGDVKDILLMYHECADGSGPLGLTEPEINFKSQIIFLVDRMDVWYDLPHLKKEEFRPMMDRMHSRANHEFSERALELMDETIHWKDIERLQEERPDVLLKEMLPEDEEEYSKEQIEELTQFFCYIVDNKSSFTKDHSAGIMHKASDMAQYYGWDEDKLERFTLAAALHDYGKLAVRTAVLEKPGKLTDSEFAEMKLHVKWTYHMLNGIPGFEDIRDWASFHHEKLDGSGYCLGLTGKDLTFEERLLGCINIYQALTEKRPYKDGFSHQKTISIMKDMVEEGKIDGGVVEDLNRYYG from the coding sequence TTGAAACTGAGTTTGTTGTATTTCCTGATGCCGATGATTGAAGCACTGGATATTGAAGAACGAGCATTGACGGGTTCCACCGGCGGGCACGGGGAACGTGTCGCCTATCTGTCGTGCCTGATGGCAAAACCGCTCTTTCTGCCGCAGCCGGAACTCATGGATTTTGTGGAATGCGCGCTGCTTCATGACTGCGGCGCCGTGGAAAATCTGCGTAATCTGCGGGATGCCAAGGCCGATGGAAGGGAGTATTTCGAAATGCTTCCTGACGGACGCAAAATCAGCGGTGACCAGGTGCACGCACTTTTGGGCGAACGGATCATCCGGCAGCTGCCCTTTTATGGCGACGTGAAAGATATCCTGCTCATGTATCACGAATGTGCCGATGGCTCCGGGCCGTTGGGACTTACGGAACCAGAAATCAACTTCAAATCCCAGATTATTTTTCTGGTAGACCGCATGGATGTCTGGTACGATCTGCCGCACCTGAAAAAAGAAGAATTCCGGCCCATGATGGACCGCATGCATTCGCGGGCAAACCATGAATTCTCGGAGCGGGCCCTTGAGCTGATGGATGAGACGATTCATTGGAAAGACATCGAGCGCCTTCAGGAAGAACGTCCCGATGTACTGCTTAAAGAGATGCTGCCGGAAGATGAAGAGGAGTATTCTAAAGAACAGATTGAGGAGCTCACGCAGTTCTTTTGTTATATCGTCGATAATAAGTCTTCCTTTACGAAGGACCATTCCGCGGGCATCATGCACAAAGCCAGTGACATGGCGCAGTATTACGGCTGGGATGAGGATAAGCTCGAGCGTTTCACTCTTGCGGCGGCACTGCACGATTACGGCAAGCTGGCTGTACGCACCGCCGTATTGGAAAAGCCCGGAAAACTGACGGACAGCGAATTTGCGGAAATGAAGCTCCACGTGAAATGGACTTATCATATGCTGAACGGCATCCCTGGATTTGAAGATATTCGTGACTGGGCTTCGTTCCATCACGAAAAACTCGACGGCAGCGGGTACTGTCTCGGCCTGACGGGCAAAGATCTTACCTTTGAGGAGCGCCTGCTTGGGTGTATTAATATTTATCAGGCGCTGACGGAAAAGCGCCCCTATAAAGACGGATTCTCCCATCAAAAGACGATTTCCATCATGAAGGATATGGTGGAGGAAGGGAAGATTGATGGGGGTGTTGTGGAAGATTTGAATCGGTATTACGGATAA
- a CDS encoding basic amino acid ABC transporter substrate-binding protein, which yields MKLKTRILAGLTALCMAAAFTACGSDTNKKETAKPDEAKVLRIATNATYVPFEFKDKDANGSESDYKGMEIDMIREVAKRLNMKPQMENIPFNGIIPAIQSKSVDIAATGMTMTKERAKKVCFAAPFYESKLAIVVPTESTVKSVADLKGQTVAVMVGTTGAKYAQSHGINVKQFDNSATALLEVQVGNAPAAIVDKPVGEYFSTIEGKGKGKVRIIPIPDSKSELLGFVLNKDDKDLQQKVNKAIADMKKDGTYAKIYKKWFNADAPDLPESAEKALGL from the coding sequence ATGAAACTGAAGACCAGGATTCTGGCAGGCCTCACAGCGCTGTGCATGGCAGCCGCCTTTACCGCCTGCGGATCTGATACCAATAAAAAAGAAACTGCTAAACCGGACGAAGCTAAAGTGCTCCGCATCGCCACGAACGCAACATATGTTCCCTTCGAATTCAAGGACAAGGATGCAAACGGCAGCGAAAGTGACTACAAGGGCATGGAAATCGACATGATCCGCGAAGTCGCCAAGCGCCTCAACATGAAGCCGCAAATGGAAAACATTCCCTTTAACGGTATCATCCCTGCCATCCAGTCCAAATCCGTCGATATTGCCGCAACCGGCATGACGATGACGAAGGAACGGGCCAAGAAGGTCTGCTTCGCCGCTCCGTTCTACGAATCCAAACTGGCTATCGTCGTTCCTACAGAAAGCACCGTAAAATCGGTCGCTGATCTCAAGGGACAGACCGTAGCCGTCATGGTCGGTACGACCGGTGCCAAGTACGCACAATCCCATGGCATCAACGTCAAACAATTCGATAACAGCGCCACGGCGCTCCTCGAGGTCCAGGTCGGCAACGCGCCGGCGGCCATCGTCGATAAGCCCGTTGGCGAATACTTCTCCACCATCGAAGGAAAAGGCAAAGGGAAGGTCAGGATCATTCCTATCCCCGATTCCAAATCCGAACTGCTGGGCTTCGTCCTGAACAAAGACGACAAAGACCTGCAGCAAAAGGTCAATAAGGCCATTGCCGATATGAAAAAAGACGGCACCTATGCAAAGATCTACAAAAAATGGTTCAACGCGGACGCTCCGGATCTTCCGGAATCCGCTGAGAAAGCCCTTGGGCTATAA